In the genome of Amphiura filiformis chromosome 4, Afil_fr2py, whole genome shotgun sequence, one region contains:
- the LOC140149751 gene encoding uncharacterized protein, whose amino-acid sequence MGASLTYHERIGSGSSGTVYRCTWKSKEFGIIEAAAKQIKLDGEITEKQKREIEFVKKLDHKNIIRYYDAVIEREHVVIVTEFAAKGSLCDYLKDKDKLPENLLHSWIYQLACGVNYLNQNKVAHCDLKSPNCIIMADDVIKICDFGIARYLTSSKTTRSANKGSVQWQAPEIFEKQVLSPKAAIYAFGIIVWEMVSCEEPYKDFLPVRVIYQVVAHRLRPTIADDCPQFLKELMEQCWHEDRTERPESSDIVRRVWREYKPTLPDADDEPNEVDGLEWQLKHEIYSQGQLQFLASDRLAIITRLRSVKVYHVSREEAHLIYTLTSDEWRGGDLTGDVYPWDVAVSESMPNSIFVIAYTSSYVYEFPCHEASNHVKKYQIHDGNVWPVCIAANANTAVIGLVDKDTLVVCQLPGFTQQRVLDLSNGLHPWDLTISTDYLVVMGRYEMVIKPMGDIGQDMCSIKPPDGWAFQAVSYRNDARQLYVACYHKANGKGCVYKYTWEGNGTPEYHNTGCVIDDLGEVWDGQLSVTSGGALCVSMGTHFYAVVEQSPHQGTQIFVLE is encoded by the exons ATGGGTGCTAGTTTGACTTATCATGAACGCATAGGGAGCGGGTCCAGTGGTACCGTCTACAGATGCACATGGAAATCAAAGGAATTTGGTATTATTGAAGCTGCTGCTAAGCAGATTAAACTTGATGGAGAAATCACAGAGAAACAAAAACGTGAGATAGAGTTCGTCAAGAAACTTGATCACAAGAATATTATCAGGTATTATGATGCGGTAATAGAGAGAGAACATGTAGTCATTGTAACTGAATTTGCTGCTAAAGGGTCGTTGTGTGATTATCTCAAAGATAAAGACAAACTTCCAGAAAACCTCCTCCATTCATGGATCTATCAATTGGCTTGCGGAGTTAACTATCTCAATCAAAACAAGGTGGCGCATTGCGATTTGAAATCACCCAATTGTATCATAATGGCTGACGATGTCATCAAGATCTGTGATTTTGGTATCGCAAGATACCTTACTAGTAGCAAGACCACAAGGAGTGCCAACAAAGGAAGTGTGCAATGGCAGGCACCAGAGATATTTGAGAAGCAAGTACTTTCTCCAAAAGCTGCTATATATGCTTTTGGAATCATCGTTTGGGAAATGGTATCATGTGAAGAACCATACAAAGACTTTCTACCTGTGAGGGTCATCTACCAAGTAGTAGCGCATAGACTCCGTCCAACAATAGCTGATGATTGTCCCCAGTTCTTGAAAGAACTAATGGAGCAATGCTGGCATGAAGATCGCACAGAGAGACCAGAAAGCAGTGACATAGTGAGACGAGTATGGCGTGAATACAAACCTACACTTCCTGATGCTGATGACGAGCCTAACGAGGTTGATG GGTTGGAGTGGCAGCTGAAGCATGAGATATATTCTCAGGGACAACTGCAGTTTTTGGCTAGTGACCGCCTGGCTATTATCACTAGACTACGCAGTGTGAAGGTGTATCATGTGAGCAGGGAAGAGGCACATCTAATATACACCCTAACATCTGATGAGTGGAGAGGGGGTGATCTGACGGGTGATGTGTATCCATGGGATGTAGCTGTGAGTGAGTCTATGCCTAACAGCATATTCGTGATAGCCTACACAAGTTCCTACGTGTATGAGTTCCCATGCCATGAAGCATCAAACCATGTAAAGAAATATCAGATTCATGATGGGAATGTGTGGCCAGTGTGTATTGCAGCTAATGCCAATACAGCTGTGATAGGTTTAGTTGATAAGGATACATTGGTAGTTTGTCAATTGCCAGGGTTTACACAGCAAAGGGTTTTAGACCTTAGTAATGGTTTGCATCCATGGGATCTCACTATCAGTACAGATTACTTGGTGGTAATGGGTAGATATGAGATGGTAATCAAACCAATGGGTGATATCGGTCAGGATATGTGTAGCATAAAACCACCCGATGGTTGGGCATTTCAAGCTGTATCCTATAGGAATGATGCAAGGCAGTTATATGTTGCATGTTATCATAAGGCGAATGGGAAGGGGTGTGTGTACAAATACACCTGGGAAGGGAATGGCACACCAGAGTATCACAACACTGGATGTGTCATTGATGATTTGGGTGAGGTGTGGGATGGACAGTTGTCAGTCACATCAGGTGGGGCACTTTGCGTATCCATGGGCACTCACTTTTATGCTGTAGTGGAACAAAGTCCACATCAAGGAACACAAATATTTGTTTTAGAATAA